One Miscanthus floridulus cultivar M001 chromosome 11, ASM1932011v1, whole genome shotgun sequence DNA window includes the following coding sequences:
- the LOC136491317 gene encoding uncharacterized protein, with amino-acid sequence MVKGGGGKETLTASFLRFLFLLLLPLTALYFFYTLHLLTSATSAASNCAPDAASVSRVSANLTAAAAATAAEKQLPPSAAAVSTATTLQHVVFGIAASSRFWDKRKEYIKVWWRPRGAMRGYVWLDREVRESNMSTARTGLPAIRISSDTSAFPYTHRRGHRSAIRISRIVSETFRLGLPGVRWFVMGDDDTVFFPDNLLTVLNKFDHRQPYYIGSLSESHLQNIYFSYGMAYGGGGFAISRPLAEALARMQDGCLRRYPALYGSDDRIQACMAELGVPLTKHPGFHQYDVYGDLLGLLASHPVAPIVTLHHLDVVKPLFPDARWRPAAVRRLFDGPVKLDTAGLMQQSICYDGANRWTVSVAWGFTVLVARGIMSPREMEMPARTFLNWYRRADYTAYAFNTRPLARSPCQKPAVYYLSSARRQAGRGGGETTVTRYERWRHPNETRPACRWDIADPDAHLDHIVVLKKPDPGLWDRSPRRNCCRVVSSPKDGENGEKTMTIDVGVCREGEFSQVAGA; translated from the exons ATGGTGAAGGGAGGGGGCGGGAAGGAGACGCTCACCGCCTCCTTCCTCCGCTTCctcttcctgctcctcctccccctcACCGCCCTCTACTTCTTCTACACGCTGCACCTCCTCACCTCCGCGACGTCGGCCGCCTCCAACTGCGCGCCTGACGCCGCGTCGGTCTCCCGGGTGTCCGCCAAcctcacggcggcggcggcggcgacggcggcggagaAGCAGCTTCCCCCTTCCGCCGCGGCTGTGTCCACGGCGACGACGCTGCAGCACGTGGTGTTCGGCATCGCGGCGTCGTCGCGGTTCTGGGACAAGCGTAAAGAGTACATCAAGGTGTGGTGGCGCCCGCGCGGCGCCATGCGCGGCTACGTGTGGCTGGACCGCGAGGTGCGCGAGTCCAACATGTCCACGGCGCGCACGGGGCTCCCGGCCATCAGGATCTCGTCCGACACCTCGGCGTTCCCCTACACGCACCGCCGCGGCCACCGCTCCGCTATCCGCATCTCCCGCATCGTCTCCGAGACGTTCCGCCTCGGCCTCCCCGGCGTGCGCTGGTTCGTCATGGGCGACGACGACACCGTCTTCTTCCCGGACAACCTCCTCACCGTGCTCAACAAGTTCGACCACCGCCAGCCCTACTACATCGGCTCCCTCTCCGAGAGCCACCTGCAGAATATCTACTTTTCCTACGGGATGGcgtacggcggcggcggcttcgccATCAGCCGCCCGCTGGCCGAGGCGCTCGCGCGGATGCAGGACGGCTGCCTCCGCCGGTACCCGGCGCTGTACGGCAGCGATGACCGGATCCAGGCGTGCATGGCGGAGCTGGGCGTGCCGCTCACCAAGCACCCGGGGTTCCACCAGTACGACGTGTACGGCGACCTCCTGGGCCTCCTCGCGTCCCACCCGGTTGCGCCGATCGTGACGCTGCACCACCTCGACGTCGTGAAGCCGTTGTTCCCGGACGCGAGGTGGCGCCCCGCGGCGGTGCGGCGGCTGTTCGACGGACCGGTGAAGCTGGACACGGCGGGGCTGATGCAGCAGTCCATCTGCTACGACGGCGCCAACCGTTGGACGGTGTCCGTGGCGTGGGGGTTCACGGTGCTGGTGGCTAGGGGCATAATGTCGCCTCGGGAGATGGAGATGCCGGCGCGCACGTTCCTCAACTGGTACCGCCGCGCCGACTACACGGCGTACGCGTTCAACACGAGGCCCCTGGCGCGCAGCCCGTGCCAGAAGCCCGCCGTGTACTACCTGTCGTCGGCGCGGCGCCAGGCCGGGCGCGGCGGCGGGGAGACCACGGTAACGCGGTACGAGCGGTGGCGCCACCCGAACGAGACGCGGCCCGCGTGCCGGTGGGACATAGCCGACCCGGACGCGCATCTCGATCACATCGTCGTCCTGAAGAAGCCTGACCCCGGGCTCTGGGACAGG TCCCCCAGGCGAAATTGCTGCAGAGTGGTGTCTTCGCCCAAGGATGGGGAGAACGGAGAGAAGACGATGACCATCGATGTAGGCGTATGCAGGGAAGGCGAGTTCAGCCAAGTAGCAGGAGCATGA